One Equus quagga isolate Etosha38 chromosome 5, UCLA_HA_Equagga_1.0, whole genome shotgun sequence genomic window carries:
- the NR0B2 gene encoding nuclear receptor subfamily 0 group B member 2, whose amino-acid sequence MSSSQSGICPCQGATDRPAILYALLSPSLRARPSVPPVPGHCLCRQHRPVQLCAPNRTCREALDVLAKTVVFLRNLPPFCQLHPQDQRQLLRGCWAPLFLLGLAQDTVTFEVTEAPVPSILKKILLEEPSSHAGSGQLLDRPQPSLAAVQWLQYCLESFWSLELGPKEYAYLKGTILFDPDVPGLHASSHIGHLQQEAHQALCEVLEPWCPAGQGRLARVLLTASTLKSIPPSLLGDLFFRPIIGDIDIAGLLEDMLLLSQPAPAQAESRCRVGRCWQH is encoded by the exons ATGAGCTCCAGCCAGTCAGGGATCTGCCCCTGCCAGGGTGCCACAGACCGCCCGGCCATTCTGTATGCACTTCTGAGCCCCAGCCTCAGGGCCAGGCCCTCTGTGCCCCCAGTCCCTGGCCACTGCCTGTGCAGGCAGCACCGACCCGTCCAGCTGTGTGCTCCCAATCGCACCTGCCGGGAGGCCTTGGACGTTCTGGCCAAGACCGTGGTCTTCCTCAGGAACTTGCCACCTTTCTGCCAGCTGCACCCCCAGGATCAGCGGCAGCTGCTGCGGGGCTGCTGGGCCCCCCTCTTCCTGCTTGGGTTGGCCCAAGACACTGTAACCTTCGAGGTGACTGAGGCCCCGGTTCCAAGTATACTCAAGAAGATCCTGCTGGAGGAGCCCAGCAGCCATGCAGGCAGTGGCCAGCTGCTGGATCGGCCCCAGCCCTCGCTGGCTGCGGTGCAGTGGCTTCAGTACTGCCTGGAGTCCTTCTGGAGCCTGGAACTGGGCCCCAAGGAATATGCCTACCTGAAAGGGACCATCCTCTTCGACCCTG ACGTGCCAGGCCTCCACGCCTCCTCCCACATCGGGCATCTGCAGCAGGAGGCTCATCAGGCATTGTGTGAGGTCCTGGagccctggtgcccagcaggcCAAGGCCGCTTGGCCCGGGTCCTCCTCACGGCCTCCACCCTCAAATCCATTCCACCCAGTCTGCTTGGGGACCTCTTCTTTCGCCCTATCATTGGAGACATTGACATCGCTGGCCTCCTCGAGGACATGCTTTTGCTGAGCCAACCTGCTCCAGCCCAAGCAGAGAGCAGGTGTAGGGTGGGCAGATGCTGGCAGCACTGA